CGATACAGGCCGTAAAAGGCATCGGAACGAAGACGGCACAGCGCGCCATTCTTGACCTGAAGGACAAGGTGTTAAAGTTGTATGATTTGGATGAAGTTTCGATTTCGCAGAGCAATACAAATAAAGAAGAGGCGTTATCTGCTTTGGAAGTTTTAGGATTTAACAAAAAATTGGCTGAAAAGGCCGTTGAGAAAATCGTTCGCGAACAGCCCGAAGCGACTGCTGAATCGATTATAAAACAAGCTTTAAAAAATTTATAAGGACTTGAAAACATTATACAGTAAAGGCTCTGAAGCCGTGTTGAAAATCAGTATTTTTTTACTGATGTTATTGGCAGCACCGGGACTTCAGGCACAGGTGGACGACGAAGATAATGAGCAGCCCAAAGATACCGTAGGATATAATCCCGGCAGGATTGAACTTGATAATCCGCCGAGCGTGGTCGCTTCCTATACTTATGATCCCGTTACGGACCGTTACATTTATACCAATAATGTCGGGAATTTTAATGTAACCTATCCTATTATCCTCACGCCTAAAGAGTATGAAGCCCTGGTGATGAAGGAAGCCATGCATAAATATTTCAAGGAAAAAGCCGAAGCCATCGATGGGAAAAAACCCGGAACTGAAGATGCAAAAAAGAACCTGCTGCCGAAGTATTATGTGAACAATAGCTTTTTTGAAACGATATTCGGCGGGAATACCATTGATGTAAAGCCTACAGGTTCGGTTGAAATGGACCTTGGCGTGCGGTATACGAAACAGGACAATCCTGCCTTTTCACCACGGAACCGCTCTTCGATAACCTTTGACTTCGATCAGAGGATTAGTATGGCGCTGCAGGGGAAAGTAGGAACGAGGCTGAATGTGAATGCGAATTATGATACCCAATCGACATTTGCATTCCAGAATCTCATCAAACTCGAATACGCCCCTACTGAGGATGACATTTTGCAGAAGATTGAAGTCGGTAACGTCAGCATGCCTCTAAACAGCACCCTGATTAAAGGAGCGCAGAGCCTTTTCGGGGTGAAAGCGCAATTCCAGTTTGGGAAAACCACCATTACCGGAGTATATTCAGAACAGAAATCACAAACCAAAGCCGTTGTGGCACAGGGTGGCGGTACGATACAGGACTTTGATTTATTTGCACTTGATTATGACTCTGATCGTCACTTCTTCCTCTCGCAGTACTTCAGGAATGAATATGATGCTGCGCTCAGGACTTACCCGAATATCGACAGCCGTGTACAGATTACAAGGATTGAGGTTTGGGTGACCAATAAGCAGAACAGGATTACGACACAGGACAACAACCTGCGGAACATCGTGGCACTCCAGGATTTAGGGGAATCACGGATTACCAACAAGCTTGATGCAGAAATTGTAAACCTGAACAACCCATCCGATTTCTTTAACCCGGATCCTGCGAATCCAGGAGGCCCCGCTATCGACCTTCCGGCGGATAACAGGAATAACAAATTCGACCCTGAGGCCATCGGGACAAGTGGTTACCTGAACAGCAACATCAGGGAAATATCCAGTACCAATAATAACGCCTTTACGTTTCCGGCCGGATCGGGTATTACCGTGGCGGAAGGCCAGGATTACGTAAAACTTGAAAACGCACGTAAATTAACTTCTACAGAGTTTACCTTCCACCCGCAACTGGGTTACATTTCGTTGCAGCAGCGCCTTGCCAATGACGAGGTCCTGGCGGTGGCTTACCAGTATACCATCGGGGATGAAGTGTACCAAGTCGGGGAATTCGGTAACGGTGGGGTGGAATCTACCATCGTAAACGGTACACTTCCGCAGAACCAGACCATCATTACGCAAAGCCTTATATTGAAATTGCTGAAAAGTAACCTGACGACTGTTGACAGGGAAGTGGCCACACCTTCAGGCCCTGTGAGGTACAGCACGCCGATTTGGAACCTGATGATGAAAAACATCTACCAGGTGGCGCCGGGAGGGCAGCTGGAGCAGGAGGATTTCAGGTTTAATATTTTATATACCGATCCGTCTCCGCTGAATTACATCACACCGGCCGGGAATACGACACTACCAGCTGATGTCACCAACACGCCACTTTTAAAAGTATTCAGGGTGGACAGGCTCAATGCGACGAACGATCCACAGCGCAACACGGACGGTACCTTTGGCGATGGGTTCTTCGATTATATCCCGGGCATTACGGTCGATACGCAAAACGGAAGGATTGTCTTCACTACGGTAGAACCTTTCGGGGAATATCTTTTTAATAAACTTCGGACAAACCCCGGAGAGGATTACAATGGTGATCCGAATATCCCAACCGAATATAACCCGAACCAGGCGAAATACGTTTTTAAAACGATGTACCGCAGCACGCAGGCCAAGGCGCTGCAGGAAAGTGAGAAGAATAAATTTGAACTCCGCGGTAAATACAAATCCACAGCGGGTGATGGTATTGCCATCGGAGCCTACAACGTGCCCAGAGGTTCCGTAGTCGTCACGGCTGGCGGAAGGGTGCTGCAGGAAGGATTGGATTATTCTGTGAACTATCAGCTGGGGCGTGTCATTATCCTTGATCCTGCATTGGCGAGTTCGAATGTGCCGATTAATATTTCTGTGGAAAACAATTCCGTTTTCGGGCAGCAGACCAGGAGGTTCGTCGGGATTAATGTGGAGCACAAATTTTCAGATAAATTCGTCTTGGGCGCTACTTATCTTAAAATGACGGAGAAGCCTTTTACGACCAAATCCAATTACGGGCAGGAATCGGTAAACAATACGATTTTTGGCTTAAACGGAAATTTCTCTACCGAAGTGCCGTTCCTGACCAGGCTGGTCAATAAGCTCCCAAATATGGATACCGATGTGCCTTCAAATATTTCCTTCCGTGGGGAAGTGGCATGGCTGAAGCCAAATGCACCAAAGGCGGATCGTTTTGAAGGTGAATCAACGATTTATGTAGATGATTTTGAAGGATCTCAGACAGCCATCGACGTGAAGTCGCCATTGGCATGGTCACTTTCATCAGTCCCCGTGAAGGAAAATGAGGCCAGCAATCCTGATTTCGATGGGAATAATCCCGGCGATATACTGTCTAATGGATATAAAAGAGCCAAATTATCGTGGTATACCATCGATCCGGTTTTTTATACCAGTGATAGGCCAGGCGGTGTTTCAGATCAGGATATGGCGCTGAATAAGACCAGACGCGTGTACATACAGGAGCTTTTTAACCAGGATATCGCCGACGGACAGCAGAATGTACTCAACACGCTGGACTTATCTTACTATCCACAGGAAAGAGGCCCTTACAATTATAATCCTGCAGCCACCAACGGCACATTGCCGAATCCCGAAGAAAATTTCGGAGGGATCATGCGCTCGCTGAGTTCGACCAATTTTGAGCAAAGCAATGTGGAATACATCCAATTCTGGATGATGGATCCTTATGTTGACGAAACCGGTAACTCTACGATAAACCTGGGGAATACCGGAAAGATTTATTTTAACCTCGGTGAAATTTCTGAGGATATCCTGAAAGACGGTAAAAAGCAATACGAAAACGGACTTCCCGAAGCCGATTCACAACAGGCCACCATCGCGACAGAGTGGGGCAGGGTGCCGGCATCGCAATCCCTGATATATGCTTTCGATACCAGCAATGCCAACCGTGCCGTGCAGGATGTCGGGCTTGATGGCCTTGACAATATCGGTGAGGCTGGTTTTTTCACAGACTACGCGGGAATCAAAGATCCTTCTGCCGATGATTATGAATTTTACCTGAATGCCGAAGGCGATGTGCTGCAGCGCTACAAGAATTATAATGGCATGGAGAAAAACTCTCCTGTTGGTGTTTCAGATAATAATCGCGGGAACTCCACCTTGCCGGATGCGGAAGACGTGAACCGCGACAATACCATGAATACCCTGAACGCTTACTTCCAATACCATATTGATGTTAAGCCGAACATGGTTGCTGGTGAAAATTATGTAAGCAGTATCATTGATGCTCAGAGCCGTGTGAGCGGGCCGGGCAATCAGGTGGCGAAGACCAAATGGATACAGTTTAAAATCCCGATTATTGAGGGTGAAAAAGTGGGTACTATTGACGATCTGCGTTCCATCCGTTTTATGAGGATGTACATGACAGGGTTCAGCCAGCCTATTACCGTCCGTTTTGGTACCCTGGACTTGGTGCGTGGGGAGTGGAGGCAATATTTGAATTCGCTTGAAGCCAATAACGACGACCCGGATGATGACACCACCACTTTTGACATCAGTGCGGTAAACATCCAGGAAAATGGTTCCAGGCAGCCGTACCATTATGTAACGCCGCCAAATGTAGTGCGCGAGCAGTTGTATAACAACAATACGGTAATCAATCAAAATGAGCAGTCGCTTTCGCTGAAAGTGAATGAATTGACCCCGGGTGATTCCCGCGGTGTATTTAAAAATGTTGATGTTGATATGCGCCAATTCAAGAAGCTCAAGATGTTTATGCACGCTGAATTGCTCGCAAAACATCCCGTGGTTTTTGATAATGAACTTGCCGGTTTCCTTCGTTTTGGAACTGACTTAAAGGAAAACTACTATCAGGTAGCGCTTCCTTTGAAAGTGACCAGGGAAGGACTTACACCTCCTGATGACAGCTCGATAGAAGTACCTGCTGAGGAAATGTGGCCTGACGAAAGCCAGATCGACATCAAGCTCGACCTGTTGACCAAGCTTAAGATTTATGCGATGAACCACCCGGACGAATTTGATGCGAACGGCGTACTTACAAAATCTGAGGAAGAATTGGATGGGTCGGCTGCCGACAAACCAAACAAACTGATACTGAGTATCAAAGGAAATCCTAACTTCGGGCAGGTCAGGACCATTATGGTGGGTGTTAAAAACAATACAGACACCGGGACCAAACCCGATGGCACCCCGCTTGCAGCAAGGAATGTGGCCGGTGAAGTGTGGTTCAACGAACTCAGGCTTTCAGAGATGGATAACAAAGGCGGTATGGCTGCCGTAGCAAGCCTTGATACAAACCTTGCCGACTTCATGACATTGTCTGCGACAGGTAAAATGAGCACCATTGGTTTCGGGGCGCTTGAAGACGGTCCTAACGAAAGAAGCCGCGAAGATGCGAAGCAGTACAGCATCGTGACCAATATGAACCTCGGGAAACTGCTTCCTAAAAAATGGGGTATCGTCCTGCCTTTCAATTATGGTGTGGGGGAAGAAATCGTAAAACCGGAATATGATCCATACAACCGAGACATTCAGCTGGCACTTTTGCTGAATGAAA
This genomic stretch from Flavobacterium pallidum harbors:
- the sov gene encoding T9SS outer membrane translocon Sov/SprA — its product is MLKISIFLLMLLAAPGLQAQVDDEDNEQPKDTVGYNPGRIELDNPPSVVASYTYDPVTDRYIYTNNVGNFNVTYPIILTPKEYEALVMKEAMHKYFKEKAEAIDGKKPGTEDAKKNLLPKYYVNNSFFETIFGGNTIDVKPTGSVEMDLGVRYTKQDNPAFSPRNRSSITFDFDQRISMALQGKVGTRLNVNANYDTQSTFAFQNLIKLEYAPTEDDILQKIEVGNVSMPLNSTLIKGAQSLFGVKAQFQFGKTTITGVYSEQKSQTKAVVAQGGGTIQDFDLFALDYDSDRHFFLSQYFRNEYDAALRTYPNIDSRVQITRIEVWVTNKQNRITTQDNNLRNIVALQDLGESRITNKLDAEIVNLNNPSDFFNPDPANPGGPAIDLPADNRNNKFDPEAIGTSGYLNSNIREISSTNNNAFTFPAGSGITVAEGQDYVKLENARKLTSTEFTFHPQLGYISLQQRLANDEVLAVAYQYTIGDEVYQVGEFGNGGVESTIVNGTLPQNQTIITQSLILKLLKSNLTTVDREVATPSGPVRYSTPIWNLMMKNIYQVAPGGQLEQEDFRFNILYTDPSPLNYITPAGNTTLPADVTNTPLLKVFRVDRLNATNDPQRNTDGTFGDGFFDYIPGITVDTQNGRIVFTTVEPFGEYLFNKLRTNPGEDYNGDPNIPTEYNPNQAKYVFKTMYRSTQAKALQESEKNKFELRGKYKSTAGDGIAIGAYNVPRGSVVVTAGGRVLQEGLDYSVNYQLGRVIILDPALASSNVPINISVENNSVFGQQTRRFVGINVEHKFSDKFVLGATYLKMTEKPFTTKSNYGQESVNNTIFGLNGNFSTEVPFLTRLVNKLPNMDTDVPSNISFRGEVAWLKPNAPKADRFEGESTIYVDDFEGSQTAIDVKSPLAWSLSSVPVKENEASNPDFDGNNPGDILSNGYKRAKLSWYTIDPVFYTSDRPGGVSDQDMALNKTRRVYIQELFNQDIADGQQNVLNTLDLSYYPQERGPYNYNPAATNGTLPNPEENFGGIMRSLSSTNFEQSNVEYIQFWMMDPYVDETGNSTINLGNTGKIYFNLGEISEDILKDGKKQYENGLPEADSQQATIATEWGRVPASQSLIYAFDTSNANRAVQDVGLDGLDNIGEAGFFTDYAGIKDPSADDYEFYLNAEGDVLQRYKNYNGMEKNSPVGVSDNNRGNSTLPDAEDVNRDNTMNTLNAYFQYHIDVKPNMVAGENYVSSIIDAQSRVSGPGNQVAKTKWIQFKIPIIEGEKVGTIDDLRSIRFMRMYMTGFSQPITVRFGTLDLVRGEWRQYLNSLEANNDDPDDDTTTFDISAVNIQENGSRQPYHYVTPPNVVREQLYNNNTVINQNEQSLSLKVNELTPGDSRGVFKNVDVDMRQFKKLKMFMHAELLAKHPVVFDNELAGFLRFGTDLKENYYQVALPLKVTREGLTPPDDSSIEVPAEEMWPDESQIDIKLDLLTKLKIYAMNHPDEFDANGVLTKSEEELDGSAADKPNKLILSIKGNPNFGQVRTIMVGVKNNTDTGTKPDGTPLAARNVAGEVWFNELRLSEMDNKGGMAAVASLDTNLADFMTLSATGKMSTIGFGALEDGPNERSREDAKQYSIVTNMNLGKLLPKKWGIVLPFNYGVGEEIVKPEYDPYNRDIQLALLLNETPNVGQRANIEDRAIEYTKTTSINFIGVKKERSPDQKTHIYDPENITLSHSFNETLKHDFEIEEYVDQQVRSTVDYSFNFQPKAVEPFKKTKFMKSSYWKLLSDFNFNYLPSSVTFSSSILRQYNRQQFRQVEGIEGIALQPLFRRNFMFNYQYGFNYNLTKNLKINYTGASNNIVKAYDDQGLLIDTIYDDYWNIGDPNQHTQQFILNYELPLSKLPFLSFLKATYTYTGDYSWQRASEATSNFEDREGNFYNLGNTVQNNGAHRINTTLNLELLYKYLGLTKTKAVAKAPAKTAPPKPGQKVTTTQAAPQKEPNVLVDGLIGVLTSLKNVQVNYTESAGTVLPGYLPGVGFFGTSKPTLGFVFGLHDDVRQFSAERGWLTDYQDFNQNYTEVLNRELDVTASMDLFPDFKIDWTANRSYTENFSEQFDVSDDGHYNSRAPYTTGNYSISTVLISTAFGRSDENGSAAFDDFRENRLIVADRLAADKYGTSIPRYGDAANPIPANTDDPLYETYVANEGFPIGYKKDNQEVLLPAFLAAYTGSGASGVSLKAFRNIPLPNWTVKYTGLMRYKFFKDRFKRFSLQHGYRASYTINSFRSNFEFDKNPNQTLPEPGDNFNTKLLMSNVNLVEAFSPLIKVDMEMKNSVKITAEVKKDRALSLSFDNNLLTEVQGMDYVFGLGYRIKDVVFNSSLADNPQGVIKSDINIKADLSLRDSKTIVRHLDYDNNQLAGGQNNWNLKLTADYSFSKNLTAIFFYDHSFSKAVISTAFPITNIRAGFTLRYNFGN